A genomic window from Pseudoalteromonas piratica includes:
- a CDS encoding AAA family ATPase produces the protein MTELYGLTKLALLNTAGYAKCVIPLNKSSSICAPNNTGKSSVINALQFPLINDLRLTEWDGHDLDETRKFYFASDQSYILLEAELPHGPVVIGVAGLGKVAGYGYQYFCYHGKLDLADYTQNKRILKYTQLFKELGEKGYAPYELKAQELNALLTGGATPFDSVLNLKMIPLNHAHDAPIYKEIFRRILNLHKLGAQDVKRFMLKVFERHMSNAKVDFYDVWQRAFEKVNRAKIELKALEQNGEAITALESMLEHQSALKGKLAAFAPKIDKALIDYSDFNDNKLVEITEQLEGIESEKVEFEQRQSLYVGQLREIERKRTQLDAWFSEFSTLKSEFELVNEAQLKAELSQVKKEYDALSHTLASAEGQSLVTLDFRIKDATKQIKSLKQQLKNLEYNLFTRMREDLSLKEVEDISCLLNHDIMTMATTGKSDITIHDETAFSELLDLISRSIEGNVAKLPGIDIPLKGLNALKMQSGDDKETIKAQINAFETSLKELLAQKEVAVDLEGKKQEKETLYQTVMSHEAALSQYAKYTTMLASIEAQELLLSQLESEQDEVEGLLSEVQNAVATIADRRSIIKANRDMLARQSARLAQVKSERIDHTLDFYSGKSTPYPIDITIDFDNLADLIHGFNKDCHELRNFAVNVSNTYLHIYNAGLTKFDGETDEYLKYQKVINAYHNLDNEQQAVERQARVALTEVAATIKGLREDLDRLRREMNSFNSGISQHRISNLKSFKIEVLPRKQLIESIDTIIATSNKLDNGDTLDLLSQQAFDEKEINRAKDHLIELATGNGGLTLSDLFDIRFVVVNRAGEQDTFDKIDSAGSNGTRITIKLLCGMLFIRYLLADKEQSKYRIPIYIDEAADIDPQNQQAIIETAYSFGFVPLFASVKPQVSCEYIVPIRTVSDGKQNWVDENDWIAVSDTESDLVAS, from the coding sequence ATGACTGAATTATATGGATTAACCAAACTTGCCCTATTAAATACTGCAGGTTACGCAAAATGCGTGATCCCTCTCAACAAAAGTAGCTCTATTTGTGCACCGAATAACACAGGTAAAAGCTCGGTTATCAACGCATTACAGTTTCCACTGATTAACGATTTACGTTTAACCGAATGGGACGGACACGACCTCGACGAAACCCGTAAATTCTATTTCGCGTCTGATCAATCGTATATTCTACTAGAAGCAGAGCTCCCCCATGGCCCAGTAGTCATTGGTGTAGCTGGCCTTGGTAAAGTAGCCGGTTATGGCTATCAGTATTTTTGCTACCACGGTAAATTAGATTTAGCCGACTACACGCAAAACAAACGTATTTTAAAATACACTCAGCTATTTAAAGAGTTAGGTGAAAAAGGTTACGCCCCGTATGAGCTTAAAGCACAAGAACTAAATGCCCTTCTGACGGGTGGCGCAACACCGTTTGATAGTGTGCTTAACCTTAAAATGATCCCGCTGAATCATGCCCATGACGCACCGATTTATAAAGAGATTTTCCGCCGAATTCTTAACTTACATAAACTTGGCGCGCAAGATGTAAAACGCTTTATGTTAAAAGTGTTTGAGCGTCATATGTCAAACGCCAAGGTGGACTTTTACGATGTGTGGCAACGTGCCTTTGAAAAAGTAAATCGTGCAAAAATAGAATTAAAAGCGCTTGAACAAAACGGCGAAGCCATCACCGCGCTTGAAAGCATGTTAGAGCATCAAAGTGCACTAAAAGGCAAACTTGCGGCTTTTGCACCAAAAATTGATAAAGCCTTAATTGATTACAGCGATTTTAACGACAACAAACTAGTTGAAATCACCGAACAGCTTGAAGGCATTGAAAGTGAGAAAGTCGAGTTTGAACAGCGCCAAAGCTTGTATGTCGGACAACTTCGTGAAATAGAGCGTAAACGCACCCAACTCGATGCCTGGTTTAGTGAATTTTCAACCCTTAAAAGTGAGTTTGAGCTGGTTAACGAAGCGCAGTTAAAAGCAGAGCTTTCGCAAGTAAAAAAAGAATACGATGCGCTCTCACATACGCTTGCCAGTGCCGAGGGGCAATCACTTGTTACCCTAGATTTCCGCATTAAAGATGCTACCAAGCAAATTAAAAGCTTAAAACAGCAGCTTAAAAACCTTGAGTACAACTTGTTCACTCGCATGCGCGAAGACTTATCACTGAAAGAAGTAGAAGATATTTCGTGCCTGCTTAATCACGATATTATGACCATGGCAACGACGGGTAAAAGCGACATCACCATTCATGATGAAACGGCATTTAGTGAACTGCTTGATTTAATTTCCCGCTCAATTGAGGGTAATGTCGCAAAATTGCCGGGCATTGATATTCCATTAAAGGGTTTAAACGCACTTAAAATGCAATCGGGCGATGACAAAGAAACCATTAAAGCGCAAATTAATGCATTTGAAACATCACTGAAAGAATTACTGGCACAAAAAGAAGTTGCCGTTGATTTAGAAGGCAAAAAGCAAGAAAAAGAAACCCTTTACCAAACAGTCATGTCGCACGAAGCCGCGCTTAGCCAGTATGCTAAATACACCACTATGCTTGCCTCAATTGAAGCGCAAGAGTTATTACTGTCACAGCTTGAAAGCGAACAAGATGAGGTAGAAGGGTTACTCAGTGAAGTGCAAAACGCCGTTGCCACCATTGCCGACAGACGCTCAATTATTAAAGCTAACCGCGATATGCTGGCGCGCCAAAGTGCCCGTTTAGCACAAGTGAAATCAGAACGTATTGATCATACCCTTGATTTTTACTCAGGTAAGTCAACGCCCTACCCAATTGATATCACCATTGATTTTGATAACTTGGCCGATTTAATTCATGGCTTTAACAAAGACTGTCATGAGCTTAGAAATTTTGCGGTTAACGTATCAAACACCTACCTGCATATTTACAACGCAGGCCTGACAAAATTTGATGGCGAAACCGACGAATACCTAAAGTATCAAAAAGTGATTAATGCATATCATAATCTTGATAACGAACAACAAGCGGTAGAACGCCAAGCGCGTGTGGCATTGACTGAAGTAGCTGCCACCATTAAAGGGCTACGCGAAGATTTAGATCGTCTTCGCCGTGAAATGAACAGCTTTAATAGCGGCATTAGCCAGCACCGTATTTCAAACTTAAAGAGCTTTAAAATTGAAGTACTGCCGCGCAAACAGCTTATTGAAAGTATTGATACCATTATCGCTACCTCAAATAAGCTTGATAACGGCGACACGCTCGATTTACTTAGCCAACAAGCGTTTGATGAAAAAGAGATTAATCGCGCAAAAGATCATTTAATTGAGCTTGCCACCGGCAATGGCGGTTTAACCTTAAGTGATTTATTTGATATTCGCTTTGTCGTGGTCAACCGCGCAGGCGAGCAAGATACCTTTGATAAAATTGATTCTGCTGGTTCAAACGGTACCCGTATCACCATTAAGCTACTGTGCGGCATGTTATTTATTCGCTACTTATTAGCAGATAAAGAACAAAGCAAATACCGTATTCCTATCTACATTGATGAAGCGGCTGATATCGACCCGCAAAACCAGCAAGCGATTATTGAAACCGCCTACAGTTTTGGTTTTGTCCCGTTATTTGCTTCGGTTAAACCGCAGGTCAGCTGTGAATACATCGTCCCTATTCGCACGGTAAGTGATGGTAAACAAAACTGGGTGGATGAAAACGACTGGATTGCAGTAAGCGATACTGAAAGTGATTTAGTAGCAAGCTAA
- a CDS encoding lysoplasmalogenase, giving the protein MFNTLLPFIFISAYSHIYFDSLKKDALCYFFKPLTTILIICLAYMQTNTFTPVHYWVFGGLVFSLLGDIFLMLKKDYFLQGLIAFFIAHVAYVIAFTDTEGFEFNGWLLIFLLVYAGVLIAVLNKHLGKLRIPVYAYATALTLMVLTSYNFFQLSWHYMSLYAFVGALFFMVSDSILAYRRFVKEYVWSQPAILATYYIAQSMIALSLTN; this is encoded by the coding sequence ATGTTTAATACACTTCTGCCTTTTATTTTTATTTCGGCATACAGTCACATTTACTTTGATAGTTTAAAAAAAGATGCGTTGTGTTACTTTTTTAAGCCATTAACCACCATTTTGATCATTTGCCTTGCGTATATGCAAACTAACACCTTTACACCAGTACACTATTGGGTATTTGGCGGGTTAGTCTTTTCATTACTTGGCGACATATTCTTAATGCTGAAAAAAGATTATTTTCTGCAAGGACTTATCGCGTTTTTTATCGCGCATGTTGCCTATGTGATTGCCTTTACCGACACCGAGGGGTTTGAGTTTAATGGTTGGCTACTGATATTTTTATTAGTGTATGCAGGCGTACTCATTGCTGTGTTAAACAAACATTTAGGCAAGTTGCGTATTCCAGTATATGCCTATGCCACGGCACTCACACTAATGGTGCTGACAAGTTACAACTTCTTCCAACTTTCTTGGCACTATATGAGCTTATACGCCTTTGTTGGCGCGCTGTTTTTTATGGTGTCGGATTCTATATTAGCGTATCGACGCTTTGTTAAAGAGTATGTGTGGAGTCAACCCGCTATCTTGGCAACCTATTACATCGCACAAAGTATGATTGCGCTTAGTTTAACCAACTAA
- a CDS encoding phospholipase effector Tle1 domain-containing protein: MNAVFCFDGTCNEPSDVDDVFYNSSISNILKTHIFCGGDLINASHAFEQQKSFYYAGIGTYGNWLSQVFNSMFAPEYADLESIYNQAYNDYLTLTGDDHIFIFGFSRGAAIARRFASKLTEQGRKITFLGVYDTVASIGMPDLNANTQPVSDVVFENSSVSPLIQQAVHLVAIDERRIAFQPLLMAPGANVKEVWFAGVHSDIGGGFWHDGLADICLSFMLNEAKRFGLQVLELHQVDYSKLSENNISIGSDDIAIFPQIDAPLHQKERTGFMSSKTLNTRQVRVDCFEDCMPLIHYSVVERFISIADYRPIALRNKPFQLLLPNGERSGMIFGIEGMREYSVL; this comes from the coding sequence ATGAATGCCGTATTTTGCTTCGATGGCACCTGCAATGAACCCAGTGATGTGGATGACGTTTTTTATAATAGTAGTATCAGTAATATATTAAAAACGCACATTTTTTGTGGCGGGGATTTAATCAATGCGAGCCATGCCTTTGAGCAGCAGAAAAGTTTTTATTATGCCGGCATAGGGACTTACGGCAACTGGTTAAGCCAAGTATTTAATTCAATGTTTGCGCCTGAATACGCCGATTTAGAGTCCATTTACAACCAAGCTTATAATGATTACCTCACCCTTACAGGTGATGATCATATTTTTATTTTTGGTTTTAGTCGCGGCGCAGCGATTGCAAGGCGTTTTGCCAGCAAGCTGACTGAGCAAGGTCGTAAAATCACTTTTTTAGGTGTATACGACACTGTTGCCTCTATTGGTATGCCCGATTTAAATGCAAATACACAGCCTGTTAGTGATGTGGTATTTGAAAACAGTAGTGTTAGCCCGCTGATACAACAAGCAGTTCATTTGGTGGCGATTGATGAACGTCGTATTGCTTTTCAACCTTTATTGATGGCGCCAGGTGCCAATGTAAAAGAAGTGTGGTTTGCAGGTGTACACTCGGATATTGGTGGTGGCTTTTGGCACGATGGCCTGGCCGATATTTGTTTAAGCTTTATGCTTAATGAAGCAAAGCGCTTTGGCTTACAAGTGCTTGAGCTTCATCAAGTTGACTATTCTAAACTTAGTGAAAACAATATTTCCATCGGCTCTGACGACATTGCCATTTTCCCGCAAATTGATGCCCCGCTTCACCAAAAAGAACGCACCGGCTTTATGTCATCGAAGACATTAAACACACGTCAAGTGCGCGTAGACTGTTTTGAAGATTGCATGCCGCTGATTCACTACAGTGTGGTTGAACGCTTTATTAGTATTGCCGATTACCGACCAATTGCACTTCGCAACAAGCCATTTCAGCTGTTATTACCCAATGGAGAACGCAGTGGCATGATTTTTGGTATAGAAGGAATGAGGGAATATTCGGTTTTATAG
- a CDS encoding MFS transporter, translating to MKSFPSLYFTNLFLIGGTGLLTTYLALYLGQKNVSTFWIGLLTSFYYLGLLLGSKLGYHLIKSVGHIRTFVASTAAVTACVAAHALSDNIYLWLVLRLIVGLSMMCNYMVLESWLNEQAAPESRGRVFSIYMIMSSLGMVLGQLALSQFPELGYEPLFLVCMALSLGIIPISLTRRIHPKPLKPIQVSLLDYFKKVPQSLTAVHFAGIINGSFYALAPTFASLSGFSAKEIAVFMSITIFAGLVAQWPMGVISDKIRRSILIRTNAVAICAVSVALFLLPLAQHVAYALTFAFGLFAFTLYPLSSALANSRVEDEDRVGVSSALLIMFGAGAALGSAVNAQIMAYFGHQALYGSIAILTVIMFVSLSIINSKQKAEQPEPSDYVVGTSDVTASPLAATMDPRIEETTAHEQLLVVEEEHISSEALDVEECDEQAFSEHRNPDSEQTLEANEEKQNQSLR from the coding sequence ATGAAATCATTCCCTTCGCTTTATTTCACAAACTTATTTTTGATTGGTGGAACGGGGTTACTCACTACCTACCTAGCCCTGTATTTAGGTCAAAAAAATGTTTCCACCTTTTGGATTGGTTTACTCACTTCATTTTATTATTTAGGTTTGTTACTTGGTTCTAAATTGGGTTACCACTTAATCAAATCGGTTGGTCATATTCGTACTTTTGTGGCAAGCACAGCAGCGGTAACCGCTTGCGTTGCGGCGCATGCGCTAAGTGATAATATTTACCTCTGGTTGGTGCTACGTTTAATTGTTGGCCTTAGCATGATGTGTAACTACATGGTGTTAGAGAGTTGGCTCAACGAACAAGCTGCGCCTGAGTCGCGCGGACGGGTATTTTCTATTTATATGATCATGTCTTCATTGGGCATGGTATTAGGCCAATTAGCGTTATCACAATTTCCAGAGCTTGGCTATGAGCCATTATTTTTGGTGTGTATGGCGCTGTCGCTTGGGATTATTCCTATTTCACTCACCCGAAGAATTCACCCTAAGCCCCTTAAACCTATTCAAGTGAGTTTACTTGACTACTTTAAGAAAGTGCCTCAGTCACTTACCGCAGTGCATTTTGCAGGCATTATTAATGGTAGTTTTTATGCCCTTGCCCCCACCTTCGCAAGTCTTTCAGGCTTTAGTGCAAAAGAAATCGCAGTGTTTATGTCAATCACCATTTTTGCAGGTTTAGTCGCGCAGTGGCCAATGGGTGTTATCTCCGACAAGATTCGTCGTAGTATTCTAATTCGCACCAATGCCGTTGCCATCTGTGCAGTGAGCGTCGCGCTATTTTTACTGCCGCTTGCACAACATGTTGCCTATGCCCTTACGTTTGCTTTTGGCCTATTTGCCTTTACGCTTTATCCACTTTCATCCGCACTGGCGAATTCGCGCGTAGAAGACGAAGATCGCGTTGGCGTGTCCTCTGCCTTACTGATTATGTTTGGCGCAGGGGCAGCACTTGGTTCGGCAGTGAATGCCCAAATCATGGCCTATTTTGGTCACCAAGCTTTATATGGCTCGATCGCTATTCTTACTGTCATCATGTTTGTGTCACTGAGTATTATTAACTCCAAACAAAAAGCCGAGCAGCCAGAACCCAGCGATTATGTGGTGGGCACATCTGATGTCACCGCATCACCACTAGCTGCGACCATGGATCCGCGTATTGAAGAAACCACAGCGCACGAGCAATTGCTAGTGGTTGAAGAAGAACACATTAGCTCTGAAGCGTTAGATGTTGAAGAATGTGATGAGCAAGCGTTTAGTGAACACCGAAATCCAGACTCAGAACAAACGCTAGAAGCGAATGAAGAGAAGCAAAACCAATCTTTACGCTAA
- the pyrC gene encoding dihydroorotase, translated as MTDTTAKLTITRPDDWHIHLRDGDQLKDTVRDVSRYMGRAIIMPNLVPPATCTDSALSYYERIQAHNNSNFEPLMVLYLTDKTTPEEIKKAKASGKIVAAKLYPAGATTNSDSGVTSIEGMYPVFEAMAEVGMLLLIHGEVTDSSIDIFDREKVFIENILCKIVDDFPNLKIVLEHITTKDAAEFVAASGDNVAATITAHHLLYNRNHMLAGGIRPHYYCLPILKRNIHQEALIKAVTSGSKKFFLGTDSAPHLKDKKEASCGCAGSYTAHAALELYAEAFEEAGALDKLEAFASFNGPDFYGLPRNTDTVTLEKDTWQVPESYPLGDDVVVPIRAGDEIMWKVK; from the coding sequence ATGACAGACACAACTGCTAAATTAACCATTACTCGCCCAGACGATTGGCACATTCACTTACGTGATGGCGACCAGTTAAAAGATACCGTTCGTGACGTAAGTCGTTACATGGGTCGCGCGATTATTATGCCTAACCTTGTTCCACCAGCAACCTGTACTGATTCTGCCCTTAGCTACTATGAGCGAATTCAAGCGCACAATAACAGCAACTTTGAGCCGCTAATGGTGTTATATCTCACAGATAAAACCACGCCAGAAGAAATTAAAAAAGCGAAGGCAAGTGGTAAAATTGTGGCTGCTAAATTATACCCAGCAGGCGCAACAACTAACTCAGATTCAGGCGTAACTTCAATTGAAGGCATGTACCCGGTATTTGAAGCGATGGCTGAAGTGGGTATGTTGTTACTTATTCACGGTGAAGTAACTGATTCAAGCATTGATATTTTTGACCGCGAAAAAGTATTTATTGAAAACATTCTGTGCAAAATTGTAGATGATTTCCCAAATCTAAAGATTGTACTTGAGCACATTACTACGAAAGATGCAGCTGAGTTTGTAGCGGCATCAGGCGACAATGTTGCAGCAACCATTACGGCACACCACTTACTGTATAACCGTAACCACATGCTAGCTGGTGGCATTCGTCCACATTACTACTGTTTACCAATTTTAAAGCGCAATATTCACCAAGAAGCGTTAATTAAAGCGGTAACAAGCGGCAGCAAAAAGTTCTTCTTAGGTACGGATTCAGCGCCACACCTTAAAGATAAAAAAGAAGCGTCATGTGGTTGTGCTGGTTCTTACACTGCGCACGCAGCACTTGAGCTATATGCAGAAGCATTTGAAGAAGCTGGTGCACTTGATAAGTTAGAAGCGTTTGCTAGCTTTAATGGCCCAGATTTCTATGGCTTACCGCGCAATACTGACACAGTGACACTTGAAAAAGACACGTGGCAAGTACCAGAGTCATACCCGCTAGGTGATGACGTAGTTGTACCAATTCGCGCAGGCGATGAAATTATGTGGAAAGTGAAATAG
- a CDS encoding collagenase, translating into MKLTRATSLLLTGLLASGCASTTSEPTNTLLQNPISINAQAYWQLGLTNTDFDALVTNLNAGADINETLYALRGFSYFGNTKNLTAEQLNELDAALFARMQSIAKDDYRTIENYAVTLYRYYYFDDLKDKLAKHLPLLPNVTLSNSSPLAAQYAKWEQLRAIGFLAFEARGEDEIKQAVLAQTDWQQELLDLLQNDNSWQQEHAAWALGYLHYILDDEAAEKALDEKVLAALEQNPITNKEFIFSQRYLVNSFRGKSACDDEFKGRCSEITLDDALPINHKCSDSLFIRAQTLTTEQLNISCERLISQESHFHEVYATNRQPVPNDFNEALRVVIFDNYTGYNQHGQMIFDISTDNGGMYIEGKPSKPGNQATFYSFKAFWKEDFSVWNLNHEYVHYLDGRFNKYDGFGHFPSHLVWWSEGGAELIAQGNSNDRVNKLLHETEQAKWPTLREVFDTTYQDGSKRVYQWSYLAHRYLSENALDDYRQLAHFLRTDYFEGYSELLDSLVAKHSDKFANYLVTYKQANPYQEAAVKAKPNKLYRYLYRDYLMPEALKINAQHNHIL; encoded by the coding sequence ATGAAACTCACACGCGCTACTTCTCTGTTGTTAACAGGGTTACTTGCATCGGGTTGTGCATCAACTACCAGCGAACCAACAAACACGCTTTTACAAAACCCTATTTCTATAAACGCCCAAGCCTATTGGCAATTAGGTTTAACCAATACTGACTTTGATGCGCTCGTAACCAACTTAAATGCTGGCGCCGACATTAATGAAACCCTTTATGCCCTGCGCGGCTTTAGCTATTTTGGCAATACTAAAAATTTAACCGCTGAGCAATTAAATGAGCTAGATGCTGCACTCTTTGCTCGCATGCAAAGTATTGCTAAAGACGACTATCGCACTATCGAAAACTATGCGGTTACACTTTACCGCTATTACTACTTTGATGACTTAAAAGATAAATTAGCTAAACATTTACCTTTATTACCTAATGTAACACTTAGCAATTCAAGCCCGCTTGCAGCACAATATGCTAAGTGGGAACAACTGCGCGCTATCGGTTTTTTAGCATTTGAAGCACGCGGTGAAGACGAAATAAAACAAGCTGTACTTGCACAAACTGACTGGCAGCAAGAATTACTCGACTTACTTCAAAACGATAACAGCTGGCAGCAAGAACACGCGGCTTGGGCGCTTGGCTACCTTCATTATATTTTAGATGATGAAGCAGCTGAAAAAGCACTTGATGAAAAAGTGTTGGCAGCACTTGAGCAAAACCCAATAACAAATAAAGAGTTTATCTTTTCACAGCGTTATTTAGTTAATAGCTTCCGTGGTAAATCAGCTTGTGATGATGAATTTAAAGGCCGCTGCAGCGAAATAACACTTGATGATGCCCTGCCAATTAATCACAAGTGTTCAGATTCGCTGTTTATTCGCGCACAAACTTTAACTACCGAGCAGCTTAATATCAGTTGTGAGCGTTTAATTTCGCAAGAATCACATTTCCATGAGGTTTACGCCACTAACCGCCAGCCAGTACCTAACGATTTTAATGAGGCGCTCCGTGTTGTTATTTTTGATAACTACACAGGCTACAACCAACACGGCCAAATGATTTTTGATATCAGCACCGATAATGGCGGTATGTACATTGAAGGCAAACCAAGCAAACCAGGTAACCAAGCTACTTTTTATTCTTTTAAAGCATTTTGGAAAGAAGACTTTTCAGTTTGGAACTTAAACCACGAATACGTGCATTATTTAGATGGGCGTTTTAATAAATACGATGGTTTTGGGCACTTCCCTAGTCACTTAGTATGGTGGAGCGAAGGAGGTGCTGAATTAATTGCACAAGGTAACAGCAATGACCGCGTAAATAAATTACTGCATGAAACAGAGCAAGCGAAATGGCCGACTTTGCGTGAAGTCTTTGATACGACTTATCAGGATGGCTCGAAGCGTGTTTATCAATGGTCTTATTTAGCACATCGTTACTTGTCTGAAAATGCTTTAGATGACTACCGTCAGTTAGCGCACTTTTTACGTACCGACTACTTTGAAGGTTACAGTGAGTTACTTGATAGTCTGGTAGCTAAACATAGCGATAAGTTTGCAAACTATTTAGTAACCTATAAACAAGCTAACCCATACCAAGAAGCTGCTGTTAAAGCAAAACCAAACAAATTGTATCGCTATTTATATCGTGATTACTTAATGCCAGAGGCGCTTAAAATTAACGCTCAGCATAATCATATTTTATAG
- a CDS encoding GGDEF domain-containing protein has protein sequence MQYSSGENVDAMTNRANQLSIINEFASSLIKIVELDELYDYVTHQVVKRLGFDECSIFIADLETQTLNQVSSIYKDDQTESEQITLDINEGICGHVFDTGCAEIISDVTQDPRYLQVSGNVHSEICVPLVYDGQVLGVIDCEHPEKDYYTKDHLNILTTVASLLSAKIDQCKTVTNLTDTINQLNYAQRLEKGMLQIANLSSDSQTMDNFYKGLHDIVNTLLPAENLFIGYYNKQTRGLEIPYIIEHGVERITLKRFSNAQIQKTASVYTINLKEALLLSGKDYQAHIDNDDFHLIGALPNSWLGVPFDLNNELSGIIVVQSYNQSVCYSDHDKDLLTYISQQIRLVLNRVFAEQALQHKVMHDELTGIANRALLIDRLTLAINSLGRNDNPKIHALLYLDFDRFKMINDTLGHQVGDKFLVKICQIINECIRETDTFARLGGDEFAILLCDIFGAEDVTPVIERIKLALKEPILIDEHLLQASTSIGVAFANKDTDQAYKILQRADAAMYQAKSLGRGKVQFFNDTMRQKLKGAALLESDIQNGMLKQEFALFYQPIFAIQSGEIIGFEALVRWHHPERGFVSPADFIPLAEETGQILALDLHILELAAKQLGLWQEALPENFKVTVNVSSKHFSTLEFADFIQRLYYEYNLPLGSLCIEITESGLIENLSLATEIIEQLKTCGVKLCLDDFGTGYSALGYLHQLPIHILKIDKSFIDNLKCGESHPLVDAILTLASSLDFDVVAEGIETQEQLEVLKQTKCQYGQGFLVAKPMPAKQAYTFLTTGKLS, from the coding sequence ATGCAGTATTCATCAGGTGAAAACGTAGACGCAATGACCAACCGAGCGAATCAGCTCAGCATTATTAATGAGTTTGCTTCATCACTCATTAAAATTGTTGAACTCGATGAGCTCTATGACTACGTTACGCATCAAGTTGTTAAACGCTTAGGTTTTGATGAATGCTCTATTTTTATTGCTGATTTAGAAACCCAAACACTCAACCAGGTGTCATCCATTTACAAAGATGACCAAACAGAAAGCGAGCAAATAACGTTAGACATTAACGAAGGCATTTGCGGTCACGTTTTTGATACTGGTTGTGCAGAAATTATAAGTGACGTAACGCAAGACCCCCGCTATTTGCAAGTAAGTGGCAATGTGCACTCAGAAATTTGTGTGCCACTTGTCTATGACGGCCAAGTACTTGGCGTAATTGATTGTGAGCATCCAGAAAAAGATTATTACACCAAAGATCACCTCAATATTTTAACCACTGTGGCATCTCTACTCAGTGCCAAGATTGATCAATGTAAAACAGTAACCAATTTAACCGATACAATTAATCAGCTTAATTACGCCCAGCGATTAGAAAAAGGCATGTTGCAAATCGCCAATTTAAGCTCTGATTCACAAACTATGGACAATTTTTATAAAGGCTTACACGATATTGTGAATACGCTGTTGCCTGCTGAAAACTTGTTTATTGGTTACTACAACAAACAGACTCGCGGTTTAGAAATTCCCTATATTATTGAACATGGTGTTGAGCGAATTACGCTTAAGCGCTTTAGCAATGCGCAAATTCAAAAGACGGCTTCTGTTTACACTATCAATTTAAAAGAAGCGCTATTACTTTCTGGCAAAGACTACCAAGCCCATATTGATAATGATGATTTTCACTTAATAGGTGCTCTACCAAATTCATGGTTAGGTGTGCCATTTGATTTAAATAACGAGCTTTCCGGCATTATCGTCGTACAAAGTTATAACCAAAGTGTATGTTATAGCGATCATGATAAAGATTTACTAACTTATATCAGCCAACAAATACGCTTGGTACTTAACCGCGTTTTTGCAGAGCAAGCGTTACAACATAAAGTGATGCACGATGAGCTCACAGGCATCGCAAACCGTGCACTCTTAATAGATCGCCTCACTTTAGCCATCAATTCATTAGGCCGCAACGATAACCCTAAGATCCATGCTCTGCTCTATTTAGATTTTGATCGCTTTAAAATGATCAACGATACCTTAGGGCATCAAGTAGGCGATAAGTTCTTAGTTAAAATTTGCCAAATTATTAATGAATGTATTCGTGAAACCGATACCTTTGCCCGTTTAGGCGGTGATGAATTTGCAATTTTACTTTGTGATATTTTTGGCGCGGAAGATGTCACACCGGTCATAGAGCGTATCAAACTTGCCTTAAAAGAACCCATTTTAATTGATGAGCATTTATTGCAAGCCTCTACCAGTATCGGTGTAGCCTTTGCGAATAAAGATACTGACCAAGCGTATAAAATTTTACAGCGCGCCGATGCCGCCATGTATCAAGCTAAGTCGCTTGGCCGCGGCAAAGTGCAGTTTTTTAATGACACCATGCGACAAAAACTAAAAGGCGCAGCGCTTTTAGAGAGTGATATTCAAAATGGCATGTTAAAACAAGAATTTGCGTTGTTTTATCAACCTATTTTTGCCATCCAGTCAGGTGAAATAATTGGGTTTGAAGCACTTGTTCGCTGGCACCACCCAGAAAGAGGTTTTGTCTCACCTGCTGACTTTATCCCCCTTGCAGAAGAAACTGGGCAAATACTCGCTCTGGACTTACATATTTTAGAACTCGCTGCCAAACAATTAGGTTTGTGGCAAGAAGCGCTGCCTGAAAACTTTAAAGTAACCGTAAACGTTTCATCTAAGCACTTCTCTACCTTAGAATTTGCTGATTTTATCCAACGCTTATACTACGAATATAACTTGCCACTCGGCAGTTTATGCATCGAAATCACTGAATCAGGCCTCATTGAAAACTTATCTCTGGCAACAGAGATAATCGAGCAGTTGAAAACATGTGGCGTTAAATTGTGTTTAGATGATTTTGGTACAGGATACTCAGCACTGGGTTATTTACACCAGCTACCCATCCATATTTTAAAAATTGATAAAAGTTTTATCGATAATCTAAAGTGTGGTGAAAGCCATCCGTTAGTCGATGCAATTTTGACACTGGCAAGCTCGTTAGATTTTGATGTGGTAGCAGAAGGTATTGAAACTCAAGAGCAGCTTGAGGTGCTAAAACAAACAAAATGCCAATACGGGCAAGGTTTTTTAGTGGCGAAACCAATGCCCGCAAAACAAGCCTATACTTTTTTAACCACAGGAAAACTAAGCTAG